The Crocinitomicaceae bacterium genome includes a region encoding these proteins:
- the secG gene encoding preprotein translocase subunit SecG, giving the protein MTTLFTVLIILGSLGLILFVLVQNPKGGGLNADFGSAVQLGGAKRATDILEKGTWGLAVGIALICLIMAKDAVQTSGATEGTPSDIEADPNAVDDNVGQPAPAQPFNVPGNP; this is encoded by the coding sequence ATGACAACACTATTTACTGTACTTATCATACTTGGCAGCCTTGGTCTGATTCTATTTGTATTAGTTCAAAATCCAAAAGGCGGAGGATTAAATGCTGATTTTGGGTCAGCTGTACAATTAGGCGGAGCAAAACGTGCAACAGACATTCTTGAAAAAGGCACATGGGGACTTGCTGTAGGTATTGCACTGATTTGCCTTATCATGGCAAAAGACGCAGTTCAAACAAGCGGAGCAACCGAGGGAACACCTTCAGATATTGAAGCCGATCCAAATGCAGTAGACGATAATGTAGGACAACCGGCACCGGCACAACCATTCAATGTGCCAGGTAATCCCTAA
- a CDS encoding co-chaperone GroES, producing MLKPLADRVLIEPAPAEEKTASGIIIPDTAKEKPLRGKVIAAGPGKADEKMTVKKGDTVLYGQYSGTEIKMEGKTYLIMRESDIYGIL from the coding sequence ATGTTAAAACCACTAGCAGACCGGGTTCTGATAGAACCTGCACCAGCAGAAGAAAAAACAGCCAGCGGCATTATTATTCCTGATACCGCCAAAGAAAAACCACTAAGAGGAAAAGTGATTGCTGCGGGGCCGGGCAAAGCAGATGAGAAAATGACCGTTAAAAAAGGAGACACCGTTCTTTATGGACAGTATTCAGGTACTGAAATAAAGATGGAAGGCAAAACCTATCTCATCATGCGTGAATCAGATATCTACGGAATACTTTAA